From the genome of Pleuronectes platessa chromosome 19, fPlePla1.1, whole genome shotgun sequence:
ATTATAACCAAGCTTGGCACAGCACTACTGCAAAACgttagaaaaaaacattgttttatgTTTGCGAGTAAGACTCATtcaagaatatttttttttaataatttcagtGTATTTTTTCGCCTTGTAGCCAGGTAAGGCAAAGTTCTTGATTAATTCAACTTTAAATCCAGAAAGATGAGATGATGATCGATAGTTTTCTGGAAATAATAATCAAATGTCCTAAAGATGTAAAAAGGATATAGAGCTATTTCAGAATCAGTTTGTACTAGAAACGTGAACGTGGGGTTTATAATAGGAAGTGAGTTCCCTTTAAAATGTCTTCAGATTAAATCTTGAAAGAGTTGCCTCATTTTTTCCCTGAATGAATCCGCGGGGTTGCAGATTTGGGTTTTGCTGTCATTTGCAGAAATGGAAGTAACTTTACGAGGTGTCATCATAAAGTCCACAAAGCCTCTACTCATAAAGACTGCTAAAGATTTGTGTAGCTAAGAACTCTCCCCACAATGTGAATGCTAAAATATATATGACGTTTATTTAATTGGATATGGAGATGTGAGGCAGTTTGATGAATATACAGTTAGTATTTTTGCCCTCAGTTGACAAACTGTATTGTGGATATAAATCTTTCCACCATAACATATAAACAACCTCAGCATCCGTGCGTTTGCAGAAATTGAacctttttcctctcagacGTTTGGGAAATTGCCCTAAGATAAGGAGGTAAACACAGCTGGAGGACAAAAAAAGCAGCATCTCATGTTTTCCAGTAGGAAGAGCTGATTTATTTGCTTTGCATGCACAGGAACAAACTGAGTCACTGGGAATAAATGTAATCTCACATCAGACAGACGGTGCTGGCTCCAGCCCAACGTTCCCCTTCAAGGTTTCCTCAGCAGGCTCAGCGGTGACAGAAGGATGCTCACTTCAGGATTTTATATCTGCCACTTTCCGTTTTTGTGCTTTTTATACAAAAggatgttgtaaaaatgttcccGGAGCTGCGGCTTAATGTACTTGCTCTTATTTCTCTCCGCAGATATGTTGCGGCGAGTTGTGCGACAGAGCAAGTTCCGTCATGTCTTCGGTCAGGCCCAGAGGAACGACCAGTGCTATGATGATATCCGCGTCTCCAGGGTCACATGGGACAGCTCCTTCTGCGCGGTCAACCCCAAGTTTGTTGCCATCATCATCGATGCCAGCGGGGGAGGAGCGTTCCTTGTACTTCCTCTACAAAAGGTCAGATGCTGTGCGACTCTCCCTCTTGTCGGAGACATGAATAAGCTTTGGTTTGGTTTTTAGCTCCATTGCAGAAGAGCTGTAAGGGGCAGATTTGCGCAACCTATTCAAAATGTCAATAGGAATGAGTTCACTCAAGGTCCAAGTACAGCGTCCCTTTTAATCTGTGAGGCTGCTGTAAAACACTTAGATCAGCTGACACGAACAAGCAGTAAAACACGATTTAAAGCTCTGCTCTTCAAATCTGCTCCTCAAGGCTGTTTTCTGAGGTTTTAGTTCTGCTCTGGTGAATAATGAACCACAACTGCTCCGTCTGTGCCTCGGGCAGACTTCATGTCATATATCCCTCTTTACATATTAGAAATACAATTAATGTCCATATGTACGCGGTAGTTCCTCCTCTGAATGAGTATTTTTCTGAAAGCTCTGGTGGCGTCTGGGTAGAACACCCCCGCCCACTGACTGTGAAGTGATtttctgtattctcacatgtgcTCACTCTGATATCTTCTTGAAATTTTgctcggggggtgggggggcttgcaggaaaagttccagaaagaTCCTGAGCAAGGGTCCAGATCCTGCCTGAAAGCAACTTATAAAAAGTTCTATTCTAATggcatgttgttgtttgttttatctaAACCATTCTGTAACCCTGCTCATATTGGCTTTAACCAACAGATAGGGTTAAACATCTGTGTCTCTCGAAGAACAAGGCTGGACACAGAGGGTGTAAATCAGAGGCTGGAGCAGTGCACTGTCATATTCTCGCATTCAGAATTCAGAACATGTGCTGAATCAATTCTCTATAGGCGCGGTCATCAgtgctctgctgctgtgaccCCATGCTGCTGAACCCTGAGGCTCTGATCTGTAGTGAAACCCCCAGATAATCAATGTGTAAAGCTGCCTGGTAGTAAAGGGATGTGATGTGTATCCTGTTACACTTCCCTCGCTCTGGACATGATatccacgggggggggggggctctgacaGTATTGTAGGCCACTGGGTTAATGAATTTATATTGCACACACTGTGTAATGCACTAACTGTAAGTTTGTGATACATCCCTGATGAGAATGGGTCATCACAGTAAAAACATGTTAactgtgtgtgctcatgtgacaATCACATTTGTATAATCTCGATGactgttaaagttaaagttcagTGTAATTTGAAACTTCCCTCTTCTCTTTTAGTCGTTCACTGCACTTAAGTTCATTTTGGGGATATAATTGGTTGAAGTGTtgcttcctctttttcctcGTTTTACAAACTAGCTGTTGTTTAGTATTAGAATGAATACAGTTTTAGTGGACGTCTGATTCTtgtaaatgtcatttgaatgttctgTAGCCACGTATGAAGTCAGTTGTTAAATAAAGCTCACAGCCTTTAACCCCTTTGTAACTTAACTGCCCTCTCTTCCTTTTAGACCGGCCGCATAGACAAGGTCTACCCGACAGTATGTGGTCACACGGGCCCGGTGTTGGACATCGACTGGTGTCCTCATAATGACCTTGTCATTGCGAGCGGCTCCGAGGACTGCACAGTCATGGTAAAGTCACAGTTGATCTCCAAATAGCATGTGATGCATGTGAAGATTCCTTCACGGTTTATTATGCCAGTGCTATTTAACAGAGTGTCCCATACGAATACTTGGAATACCTTATTGTGTCACATAATATCCTGTTATTTAGAAATCTTTTCTAAGCTGTAATGTCAAGTATATGTTGACACCAATATATTTCCATAACTTCTTTAGTGTTAAAGGTTTTATACCTCAAGTGTTTCCCTGGCTTTGTGTAAAGCTGCTAAGTTTGCTTTGTTTCTTCTCATGTAGGTTTGGCAGATCCCTGAGAACGGGCTGGAGAATCCCCTCTCAGAGCCTGTGGTCGTGTTAGAGGGCCACTCTAAGAGGGTCGGGATCGTGTCATGGCATCCCACCGCTCGCAACGTGCTCCTCAGTGCAGGTAAGCGTTGACGGGAGCCGCCGCTTCGTCCTCTGCCCTAAACCGGTCTGCCATTTGTCCACTGTGCACAGCTGAACTCCATATTTGTCCAACTCTCTCAGGCTCCGCCCTCCGTCGTGTTGCTTTTGTGTGATGCAGATTTCCTAAAAATACACTTGGAAACAGAGGTGTGTGCAGTCaggccgtgtgtgtgtccattttaGGGTGTGACAACCAGATCATCATCTGGAATGTGGGCACGGGACAGGCCATGATCAACCTGGAGGACATGCACCCTGATGTTATCTTTAGTGTCAGCTGGAACCGCAATGGCAGCCTGCTCTGCACGGCCTGTAAGGACAAGAAGGTCCGCGTCATCGACCCCCGCAAGAAAAAGATTGTGACGGTAGGTAGAAACACTGaggggattaaaaaaaaacattgggtTGGGGGTTAATATGCTTGACGTGTGGAATAATGTATCCCAGAGTCAGCGACCACGCAGCCATGGCCATTCTGAcaggtgtttctgtgtgttttcaggagaAGGACAAAGCCCATGAGGGAGCTCGACCAATGAGAGCCATCTTTTTAGCAGACGGAAAGCTTCTGACCACCGGATTCAGCCGCATGAGCGAGCGCCAGCTAGCCCTGTGGAAAAGTGTAGGTCACTGTGGAGAATCCCCTTTTCAATCTGTCACAGAAACATTGGAATCCACACGACACTCAGAGCTTTTAAAGCGATGTTGAGCTTTCATAGAACTTTGATTTGTACAGCACTCTGTCTGAGATACACACAGATCAGCAGGTAACTGGATTCAGCGTTGAGGCGGATCAAACGTCTTATCTGTGTCTGTAACCTCTCCgctccagcagggggcgtcgAATTCAAAGAGAAACCTCTTTGTCATTGTGATAATATATATCTTCAGAATTATCGGCTGCAGTTAGGTTTTAATCATTAATCACAGGCAGTAAATGATACAACTCGGGGTTCCTCTGAACTGTGCCATTAATTCAAATGTAATCTTATGATACCAGGACAACATGGATGAGCCGATAAACGTTCAAGAGATGGACACCAGTAACGGAGTCCTGCTGCCCTTCTACGACCCCGACACCAGTGTGGTCTACCTGTGTGGAAAGGTGAGAGGCTCGTGTAACGAAGATACATCTGTGTTGTTGCTAATAACCAGattcacagactcacactcggCTCTGACCCTGTGTCCTCAGGGCGACAGCAGCATCCGGTACTTTGAGATCACAGACGAGGCGCCGTTTGTTCACTACCTCAGCACCTTCTCCACCAAGGAGCCTCAGAGGGGCATGGGCTACATGCCCAAAAGAGGCCTGGATGTCAACAAATGTGAAATCGCAAGGTAGCACATCAGCTatgttttggtttatttaacTTTGTCTAGATAGTGTGGGCTCCTATGGATTAATATCATATATGAAGTTGATGTACAGTGTGAGAGCAGATCAGTTTAGCAAAATtatgaaaagcagcaaatattcacattttaaacGCTGTATTCAGGTCAAATAtaagttatttattaatttattatcaaTATGTTCATTTTAATGTAGTAAAAAGAAGTGTCACTCATATGGTTAAACCTCAGCTGTTAAAACGCAGCTTTAAAACGTAATAATGTAAATTtatatgtaatattttttaacatattttCTTTACCCAAATAAACAGATGGATATCTTAATAGTTATgacaatcatattaataaatgatatatatatatttatgaaataTTGGCTCCTGGTAATATGTACATCTAAGTAATAGATGGAAGCACTATTATATCCCTTTTaagatcaaattaaaataactaACTTCTCTTCTTGGCAGGTTTTACAAATTACATGAGAGAAAATGTGAACCTATCATCATGACAGTCCCACGTAAGGTGAGTCTGTTTCTATCAAGTTACAAATACGTGTGTTCCTTTACTGTTGCTTTACATATCACGCCGTTTTTCTCTATCTATACCTCTCAGTATTTTGCACAATCCTTAATTGTCCTTATGAAATTTCCTGTTCCTTCCCCCTGTCCAGTCGGATCTGTTCCAGGACGACCTGTATCCAGACACGGCCGGCCCCGACCCCGCCCTGGAGGCAGAGGGCTGGTTTGCCGGCAAGAACGGAGGCCCCATCCTCATCTCGCTCAAAGATGGCTACGTCTCCACGAAGGCCCGTGACCTGAAAGTCGTGAAGTCAAACGCCCTGGAGACCAAGGCAGCGCCGAAAGTAGAGAACACCCCGACTGTCCAGAAGCACGTTCCTGCACCGCCCTCAGCAGTGAGTGTTGATCACCTGCACAGCTCCCATGCTTTTGTGTTTAGTAGATTTTTACTAATAGTTCATTCTGATCTAACTAGGTTCTTAAAACAGATTGTGTTTCCTCCCAGTCAAACTGTTCAGATATGTTCTTTCAGACTTGCACAGAACTTTTTCTGCTGACACGGGCACTCTCCCATTCACAGTAATTATTATGGTTGGAACAATTCACAGAAGTTATGGATCAGCACATACTTTGGTATGTGGGTCACAATTCAGTGGAGCAGCAAAGGAAAATGTGAACAGCTCCAGGTCTTCGAGGGCCGTGAAGTCCCTGCTTATTTTCCCCAAGATTAATTACTcgattttatttgaaaatcgACAAAGTAAATACACACGTCCTGCAAAGATCTTCAGTTAACTCTCTGTGACTGTTTCAGCAGAAGATGGAAGACAAACTGGAAGAGGTGCTCCGAGAGTTCAAGTCGC
Proteins encoded in this window:
- the coro1cb gene encoding coronin-1C-A isoform X1 translates to MKRHPGRVKAEGVKAEVRVAEQGPSVKVSQIKNAFDVPKKSKERPQEVQPPPKKDMLRRVVRQSKFRHVFGQAQRNDQCYDDIRVSRVTWDSSFCAVNPKFVAIIIDASGGGAFLVLPLQKTGRIDKVYPTVCGHTGPVLDIDWCPHNDLVIASGSEDCTVMVWQIPENGLENPLSEPVVVLEGHSKRVGIVSWHPTARNVLLSAGCDNQIIIWNVGTGQAMINLEDMHPDVIFSVSWNRNGSLLCTACKDKKVRVIDPRKKKIVTEKDKAHEGARPMRAIFLADGKLLTTGFSRMSERQLALWKSDNMDEPINVQEMDTSNGVLLPFYDPDTSVVYLCGKGDSSIRYFEITDEAPFVHYLSTFSTKEPQRGMGYMPKRGLDVNKCEIARFYKLHERKCEPIIMTVPRKSDLFQDDLYPDTAGPDPALEAEGWFAGKNGGPILISLKDGYVSTKARDLKVVKSNALETKAAPKVENTPTVQKHVPAPPSAQKMEDKLEEVLREFKSLRDRVILQDRRIARLEDQVAKVSM
- the coro1cb gene encoding coronin-1C-A isoform X2, whose protein sequence is MKRHPGRVKAEGVKAEVRVAEQGPSVKVSQIKNAFDVPKKSKERPQEVQPPPKKDMLRRVVRQSKFRHVFGQAQRNDQCYDDIRVSRVTWDSSFCAVNPKFVAIIIDASGGGAFLVLPLQKTGRIDKVYPTVCGHTGPVLDIDWCPHNDLVIASGSEDCTVMVWQIPENGLENPLSEPVVVLEGHSKRVGIVSWHPTARNVLLSAGCDNQIIIWNVGTGQAMINLEDMHPDVIFSVSWNRNGSLLCTACKDKKVRVIDPRKKKIVTEKDKAHEGARPMRAIFLADGKLLTTGFSRMSERQLALWKSDNMDEPINVQEMDTSNGVLLPFYDPDTSVVYLCGKGDSSIRYFEITDEAPFVHYLSTFSTKEPQRGMGYMPKRGLDVNKCEIARFYKLHERKCEPIIMTVPRKSDLFQDDLYPDTAGPDPALEAEGWFAGKNGGPILISLKDGYVSTKARDLKVVKSNALETKAAPKVENTPTVQKHVPAPPSAKMEDKLEEVLREFKSLRDRVILQDRRIARLEDQVAKVSM
- the coro1cb gene encoding coronin-1C-A isoform X3, translating into MLRRVVRQSKFRHVFGQAQRNDQCYDDIRVSRVTWDSSFCAVNPKFVAIIIDASGGGAFLVLPLQKTGRIDKVYPTVCGHTGPVLDIDWCPHNDLVIASGSEDCTVMVWQIPENGLENPLSEPVVVLEGHSKRVGIVSWHPTARNVLLSAGCDNQIIIWNVGTGQAMINLEDMHPDVIFSVSWNRNGSLLCTACKDKKVRVIDPRKKKIVTEKDKAHEGARPMRAIFLADGKLLTTGFSRMSERQLALWKSDNMDEPINVQEMDTSNGVLLPFYDPDTSVVYLCGKGDSSIRYFEITDEAPFVHYLSTFSTKEPQRGMGYMPKRGLDVNKCEIARFYKLHERKCEPIIMTVPRKSDLFQDDLYPDTAGPDPALEAEGWFAGKNGGPILISLKDGYVSTKARDLKVVKSNALETKAAPKVENTPTVQKHVPAPPSAQKMEDKLEEVLREFKSLRDRVILQDRRIARLEDQVAKVSM